A DNA window from Cutaneotrichosporon cavernicola HIS019 DNA, chromosome: 2 contains the following coding sequences:
- a CDS encoding uncharacterized protein (Transporter) — translation MVKNETERQRGDDQVVLHAHDAHDGDTESIMAVDKDSPGVRRIEAIVSTWTTKDRVYFLSALVVMTYARSLAASLMGTYQSHALNDMGEAGRAGMVRTVRQVLTATTLPITAKLSDYVGRTFILTMTAICWIIGPAIVASSNDLGTYLPGFLIYTLGHVCGNILSYALAVDTTTLRNRLFMQFVYIFPSVINVWSSGVIAAKFVNGVGWRWGAGMWSIAAPICTLGVMAVFAWGSFRARRLGLMRGIPSAWGLFTSAKRWKHLFWVMDIPGLFFLAASLALILLPLSLGGGVAAKWRSAQCIVPLVVGVLCLPMFALWELKWARHPIFPFKHMKDRHVMIILILSLVKAIAGGTRDSYLYFTLIVSFNQGVEGATRINTLEGFAGSLTLIFVAFIVRKYRVVKPLIIAGTVLQTVAQGMLIHFRGGYGKSQLVGLIAGEILEGIGNGLSSHPSLVAMQAKLGHEHALLVTSCWSVGSQAGGGIAAAISGAIWTQLMPGKLLAGLQAAGVPNAAKVAQSVFKSPLTFVKENPPYSIGREAIVPAYRDVQKILCIIGVVLMGIMLPLTFLIDNVSLDDRNTLAKESESDSSDEPEPRNLNSEGVDHRRELNTFPEDEKPGVSDSKA, via the exons ATGGTCAAGAACGAGACAGAACGACAGCGTGGCGACGACCAGGTGGTGCTCCATGCCCACGACGCCCACGACGGCGATACCGAGTCTATCATGGCTGTGGATAAGGACTCGCCTGGTGTGCGCCGCATCGAGGCCATCGTGTCGACATGGACCACCAAGGACCGCGTCTACTTCCTCTCTGCCCTCGTGGTCATGACCTATGCCCGCTC TCTCGCGGCGAGCCTCATGGGCACGTACCAGAGCCACGCGCTCAACGATATGGGTGAAGCGGGACGCGCAGGAATGGTCCGTACTGTCCGCCAGGTCCTCACAGCCACCACCCTTCCAATCACCGCCAAGCTCTCCGACTACGTCGGGCGTACCTTCATTCTCACAATGACTGCCATCTGCTGGATCATTGGCCCTGCTATTGTCGCCAGCTCGAACGATCTCGGCACTTACCTCCCTGGTTTCCTCATCTACACTCTCGGCCACGTGTGTGGAAACA TTCTCAGCTACGCCCTTGCGGTTGACACCACGACGCTGCGCAACCGTCTCTTCATGCAGTTTGTCTA CATCTTCCCCTCAGTTATCAATGTCTGGTCTTCGGGCGTCATTGCTGCAAAGTTTGTCAACGGCGTCGGATGGCGCTGGGGCGCCGGCATGTGGTCGATCGCCGCCCCAATTTGCACCCTCGGTGTGATGGCCGTCTTCGCATGGGGGTCAttccgcgcccgccgcctcggcctcatgCGTGGAATCCCCTCTGCTTGGGGCCTCTTCACCAGTGCCAAACGTTGGAAGCACCTCTTCTGGGTCATGGACATCCCCGGCCTCTTTTTCCTCGCAGCTTCCCTTGCCCTCatccttcttcctctttctctcggcggcggtgttGCTGCCAAGTGGCGGTCTGCCCAGTGCATCGTtccgctcgtcgtcggcgtcctctGTCTTCCCATGTTTGCTCTCTGGGAACTCAAATGGGCCCGCCACCCCATCTTCCCCTTCAAGCACATGAAGGACCGCCACGTCATGAtcattctcattctctcGCTTGTCAAGGCGATTGCTGGAGGCACCCGCGACTCGTACCTCTACTTCACCCTCATCGTGTCATTCAACCA GGGTGTCGAGGGTGCCACTCGCATTAACACGCTTGAGGGTTTCGCCGGCTCTCTGACCCTCATTTTCGTTGCCTTTATCGTCCGCAAGTACAGGGTCGTCAAGCccctcatcatcgccgGTACCGTCCTCCAGACCGTGGCGCAGGGCATGCTCATCCACTTCCGTGGTGGCTATGGCAAGAGCCAGCTCGTTGGTCTCATTGCCGGTGAGATTTTGGAGGGTATCGGAAACGGTCTTTCGTCACACCCCTCCCTGGTTGCCATGCAGGCCAAGCTTGGCCATGAGcacgctctcctcgtcacgtCCTGCTGGTCCGTTGG CTCACAGGCTGGTGGTGGTATCGCGGCAGCCATTTCAGGTGCCATCTGGACGCAGCTCATGCCTGGCAAGCTCCTGGCTGGCCTCCAGGCTGCGGGGGTCCccaacgccgccaaggtcgcACAGTCGGTCTTCAAGAGTCCCCTCACTTTCGTCAAGGAGAACCCTCCCTACTCTATTGGGCGTGAGGCCATTGTCCCCGCCTACCGTGATGTCCAGAAGATTCTCTGCATCATCGGCGTCGTGCTTATGGGCATCATGCTCCCTCTGACTTTCCTCATCGACAATGtctcgctcgacgaccgcaACACTCTGGCCAAGGAAAGCGAGTCGGACTCCTccgacgagcccgagccccGCAACCTCAACTCTGAGGGCGTcgaccaccgccgcgagcTCAACACTTTCCCTGAAGATGAGAAGCCCGGCGTTTCCGACTCAAAGGCTTAG
- a CDS encoding uncharacterized protein (Key enzyme for ketone body catabolism. Transfers the CoA moiety from succinate to acetoacetate. Formation of the enzyme-CoA intermediate proceeds via an unstable anhydride species formed between the carboxylate groups of the enzyme and substrate): MLFAAARLMRTPHAPLVRGFATSRPVLFKSKFWPSVDEAVKVIKNDDVILVGGFGLCGTPQTIINAIARRGADQVSGLTLVSNNAGVEEKGLGAIVKMGQVKKCIVSHIGATKLIENKYLAGEIEVELTPQGTIAERVRAAGAGIPAFFTPTGVETSIEKATVPYRNASKCGTIPALYPTPRKTMEFNGRKFVMEEALPGDVAIIHAWKVDEAGNTIFRYTATNFSPTMAKAAKCTIVEAEEIVPTGSLDPKQVHLPGIYVDRIVQATEMKDIETLTLMPSPGDDYVHPLGNGPLLAQREMIVKRAAQELKDGYYVNLGIGMPTLLPAHMPEGQAVWLQSENGLLGIGPPPTREQVDPDLINAGKETITMANGASTFSSDESFAMIRGGHIDVAVLGAMEVSSKGDLANWIVPGSLVKGMGGAMDLVSSPDNTKIIIVTDHCTKKGEPKIKAECDLPLTGARCVSMIITELAVFDIDRKAGRMTLLELMPGATLEMVQAKTAAPFDVSPNLKTANIPA; this comes from the exons ATGCTGTTCGCTGCTGCTCGTCTTATGAGGACGCCACATGCGCCGCTTGTGCGCGGTTTCGCGACGTCACGGCCGGTCCTCTTCAAGTCCAAGTTCTGGCCCAGTGTCGATGAGGCCGTCAAGGTCATCAAGAACGACGACGTTATTCTCGTCGGTGGTTTCGGTCTCTGCGG aacACCCCAGACGATCATCAACGCGATCGCGCGCCGTGGCGCTGACCAAGTATCTGGCCTCACTCTGGTGTCGAACAacgccggcgtcgaggagaagggcctcggcgcgaTTGTCAAGATGGGACAAGTCAAGAAATGCATTGTGTCGCACATCGGTGCAACCAAGCTCATCGAGAACAAGTACCTTGCCGGGGAGATTGAGGTCGAACTCACGCCTCAAGGCACGATTGCCGAGCGTGTGCGTGCGGCTGGAGCGGGTATCCCTGCGTTCTTCACTCCAACGGGCGTCGAGACATCGATCGAAAAGGCAACGGTGCCGTACCGCAACGCGTCCAAGTGCGGGACCATTCCTGCGCTGTACCCCACGCCGCGCAAGACGATGGAGTTCAACGGGAGGAAGTTCGTCATGGAGGAGGCACTGCCCGGCGACGTTGCCATCATCCACGCCTGGAAGGTCGATGAGGCTGGCAACACCATCTTCCGGTACACCGCGACCAACTTTAGCCCTACAAtggccaaggctgccaagTGCACGATTGTCGAAGCTGAGGAGATTGTGCCGACCGGTTCGCTTGACCCTAAGCAGGTCCACCTGCCAGGCATCTACGTCGACCGTATCGTCCAGGCGACCGAGATGAAGGATATCGAGACCCTCACTCTTATGCCCTCGCCTGGCGACGACTACGTCCATCCGCTCGGCAACGGACCGCTgctcgcccagcgcgaGATGATTGTCAAGCGCGCAGCTcaggagctcaaggacggctACTACGTCAACTTGGGTATTGGGATGCCgaccctcctccccgcccacATGCCCGAGGGACAGGCTGTGTGGTTGCAGTCGGAGAACGGTCTTCTCGGTATCGgtccccctcccacccgcgAGCAGGTTGACCCTGACCTGATCAACGCCGGCAAGGAGACGATCACAATGGCCAacggcgcgtcgacgttCTCGTCCGACGAGAGCTTTGCCATGATCCGCGGCGGACACATTGACGTGGCtgtcctcggcgcgatGGAGGTGTCGTCCAAGGGCGATCTGGCCAACTGGATCGTTCCCGGCTCGCTCGTCAAGGGCATGGGCGGTGCGATGGACCTCGTTTCGTCTCCCGACAACACCAAGATCATCATTGTCACGGACCACTGCaccaagaagggcgagcccaagatcaaggccgAGTGCGACCTGCCACTCACAGGTGCGCGCTGCGTGTCCATGATCatcaccgagctcgccgtGTTCGACATCGACCGCAAGGCCGGCCGCATGACacttctcgagctcatgCCCGGCGCGACACTCGAGATGGTCCAGGCCAAGACTGCCGCTCCCTTCGACGTCTCGCCTAACCTCAAGACCGCAAACATCCCGGCGTAA
- a CDS encoding uncharacterized protein (Major Facilitator Superfamily) — translation MSDSNNLPIPGSLLLVDENATGARHGDIILSPRPSRDFNDPLNWSKWRKQLAFAMLMTYTVLSGFAACSVYSVLVPLGETKNISLGALNAGTGYMFLLLGWGGLITQPLALTFGKRPLFIFSTMGHLGTIIWQVYITSEGTWHANKVLQGLFTAPIEMLIEVSIADLFFAHERGFYMGLYATALYGGNFLAPVWAGFANDTLGWEWVFWLSAMMLGILIVVLFFFMEETNYNRGTTELGEKHGGANTPDLEAPDDDKELTTVTIEDTRPPLEGTEYSYLYKIALYRQRYTTWSTLWAQVYRPIIFFRYPVVLWSGLLYGCSLVWYNVLNATASMILTNNYGFSASMVGLFYLGPTIGACLSSAHSGWAADKWLLYYTRKRGGVREPEDRLWLLALNAILLPAGLILWGVGAANHIHWFGLVIGGGLVAFTSASGGAFALNYVMDSYKDLGGEVVLTTILIRNSLSFAIGYGITPWLNMGLQNTFITAAMVGMALYSSFVIMTTWGKKFRKGSRKSYWAYVESSVMPSH, via the exons ATGTCGGATTCAAACAACCTACCCATCCCAGGCTCGCTCCTGCTTGTCGACGAGAACGCGACGGGTGCGCGGCATGGAGATATCATCCTCAgtccaaggccaagccGTGACTTCAATGACCCCCTCAACTGGAGCAAGTGGCGCAAACAACTCGCATTCGCTATGCTCATGACTT ATACTGTCCTTTCCGGATTCGCGGCGTGCTCGGTGTACTCTGTGCTCGTTCCGCTGGGCGAGACCAAGAACATCAGTTTGGGCGCCCTTAATGCCGGCACCGGCTACA TgttcctccttctcggctGGGGTGGTCTCATCACTCAGCCCCTGGCTCTCACTTTCGGCAAGCGCCCTCTGTTCATCTTCAGCACAATGGGTCACCTCGGAACTATTATTTGGCAGGTATACATTACGTCCGAGGGAACATGGCATGCGAACAAGGTCTTGCAGGGCCTGTTTACGGCGCCGATCGAGATGCTTATCGAGGTGTCGATTGCCGACTTGTTCTTTGCGCATGAGCGCGGCTTCTATATGGGCCTCTACGCAACTGCACTGTACGGCGGCAACTTCCTCGCTCCCGTTTGGGCCGGTTTTGCAAACGACACCCTTGGATGGGAGTGGGTCTTCTGGCTCAGCGCAATGATGCTGGGCATCCTCATTgtcgtcctcttcttcttcatgGAAGAGACCAACTACAACCGCGGTAcgaccgagctcggcgagaaGCACGGCGGTGCCAATACCCCTGACCTCGAGGCACCCGACGATGACAAGGAACTCACCACCGTCACCATTGAGGACACCCGCCCGCCTCTTGAGGGCACAGAGTACAGCTACTTGTACAAGATTGCTCTCTACCGCCAACGCTACACGACCTGGTCGACGCTCTGGGCACAGGTCTACCGACCCATCATCTTTTTCCGGTATCCGGTCGTGCTCTGGTCGGGTCTCCTGTACGGCTGCTCGCTCGTGTGGTACAACGTGCTTAACGCGACCGCGTCCATGATCCTCACTAACAACTACGGTTTCTCGGCTTCCATGGTCGGCCTGTTTTACCTCGGCCCCACGATCGGCGCGTGTCTCAGCTCTGCTCATTCGGGCTGGGCAGCCGACAAGTGGCTCCTCTATTACACGCGCAAGCGCGGTGGTGTGCGTGAGCCCGAGGACCGTCTGTGGCTGCTCGCTCTCAacgccatcctccttcCCGCCGGTCTCATCCTCTGGGGTGTTGGTGCTGCCAACCACATTCACTGGTTTGGCCTGGTTATTGGCGGAGGATTGGTCGCTTTCACATCGGCGTCTGGCGGTGCCTTCGCCCTCAACTACGTCATGGACTCGTACAAGGATCTAGGCGGCGAAGTTGTCCTGACCACCATTCTTATCCGCAACTCGCTGTCGTTCGCCATCGGCTACGGCATCACGCCATGGCTCAACATGGGTCTCCAGAACACGTTCAtcaccgccgccatggTTGGTATGGCGCTGTACAGCTCGTTCGTCATCATGACTACATGGGGCAAGAAGTTCCGCAAGGGCAGTCGCAAGTCGTACTGGGCCTACGTCGAGTCGAGCGTCATGCCGTCCCACTAG
- a CDS encoding uncharacterized protein (Amidase): MSPAATKPPASELMAAARRARDETIPAPYRLPKNFELPKNATLILESSGLLSPDEKDIINLDATGLAAAIKDGTYTSVQATTAYLKAASLAQQGTNCLVEMFADEALERAAVLDAAQAAGQPLGILHGVPVSIKDHIDVEGHDSPSGFLGLVGKMMAASDAHMVSILRDAGAVFYCKTTNPQSLMHLETEGYLGITASPYNTDLTAGGSSGGEGALIGMKGSPFGIGTDIGGSVRSPAAACGIYSFKPSVGRLPYGGCNVPIGPAGCEAILGSHGPMGRSARDMETYMRLVSASEPWRVDPTLHVKPWRVVKAKPGRKLRVGVLRDDGVVLPVAPIRRALDTAVDKLKATGDFEIVEYTPFKSAENWDIISKLYWLDNGKLVYEQIAVTDEPVVPLTDWIIQQAGGVDRTKDETYALVAKRDAFRSELAQYWHEQDVDVVLTPVGPSPAPQHGTAKYWNYTSYWNLANYPAAVFPTGMFVDPAIDQEDAGYTPRNDKDKYVRDTYDAQVSVGAPLCLQVVGYLGYEEETLDALKKIDAVVNA; encoded by the exons ATGTCGCCAGCCGCCACCAAGCCCCCCGCATCAGAGTTGATGGctgccgcgcgccgcgcgcgcgacgagacCATCCCCGCGCCATACCGTCTCCCAAAGAACTTTGAGTTGCCGAAGAACGCAACCCTCATCCTTGAGAGTAGCGgtctcctctcccccgacgagaaggacaTTATCAACCTCGATGCAACgggcctcgccgccgccatcaaGGACGGTACCTACACTTCGGTCCAGGCGACCACGGCTTATCTCAAGGCCGCATCGCTTGCTCAGCAAGGAACCAACTGCCTCGTTGAGATGtttgccgacgaggcgctggagcgCGCGGCTGTCCTCGATGCCGCTCAGGCAGCTGGCCAACCTCTGGGAATCCTCCACGGTGTTCCTGTTTCGATCAAGGACCATATCGATGTAGAGGGACACGATAGCCCGTCGGGCTTCCTCGGTCTCGTGGGCAAGATGATGGCTGCGTCCGACGCACACATGGTGTCTATCCTCCGtgacgccggcgccgtCTTCTACTGCA AGACGACCAATCCCCAGAGCCTGATGCACCTCGAGACAGAAGGATACTTGGGTATCACAGCTAGCCCTTACAACACCGACCTGACTGCTGGCGGCTCGAGCGGAGGCGAGGGGGCTCTCATTGGCATGAAGGGCTCGCCATTCGGAATCGGTACTGATATTGGTGGATCTGTCCGTTCG CCTGCGGCCGCATGTGGCATCTACTCGTTCAAGCCTTCGGTTGGGCGTCTCCCATACGGAGGATGCAATGTCCCAATTGGTCCTGCTGGTTGTGAGGCCATTTTGGGCTCGCATGGACCAATGGGCCGCAGTGCACGCGATATGGAGACGTACATGCGCCTTGTTTCGGCCAGCGAGCCATGGCGCGTCGACCCGACGCTGCACGTCAAGCCCTGGCGCGTGGTCAAGGCTAAGCCTGGACGTAAGCTTCGTGTCGGCGTGCTGCGCGACGATGGGGTTGTGTTGCCTGTTGCGCCGATTCGTCGCGCCCTCGACACTGCCGttgacaagctcaaggccaCTGGCGACTTTGAAATTGTAGAGTACACTCCTTTCAAGAGTGCCGAGAACTGGGACATCATCTCCAAGCTGTACTGGCTCGACAACGGCAAGCTCGTTTACGAGCAGATTGCCGTTACTGACGAGCCAGTCGTCCCCCTTACCGACTGGATTATCCAGCaggccggcggcgtcgaccgcACAAAGGACGAGACTTATGCGCTCGTCGCTAAGCGTGACGCCTTCCGCTCAGAGTTAGCCCAGTACTGGCACGAgcaggacgtcgacgtcgtcctcactCCTGTTGGACCTTCGCCGGCACCCCAGCACGGCACGGCCAAGTACTGGAACTATACGTCGTACTGGAACCTCGCCAACTACCCTGCGGCAGTATTCCCAACTGGCATGTTCGTCGACCCTGCCATCGACCAGGAGGACGCTGGGTACACTCCCCGcaacgacaaggacaagtaCGTACGCGACACATACGACGCACAAGTGTCTGTTGGCGCTCCCCTCTGCCTCCAGGTGGTCGGATACCTCGGgtacgaggaggagacactggacgcgctcaagaagaTTGACGCGGTTGTGAATGCGTAG
- the nfi gene encoding uncharacterized protein (DNA repair enzyme involved in the repair of deaminated bases. Selectively cleaves double-stranded DNA at the second phosphodiester bond 3' to a deoxyinosine leaving behind the intact lesion on the nicked DNA) yields MPRKEPYAAARARAEATHDIPAAEAEQAQLAALVNIPSDDSPYTLPGTVAGLDISYEVGTNRVVAAAVLVDTSTLEELGSATLFGTQAFPYVPGLLAFREVPLLLSALDELYSTTGRMPDMLLCDGQGIAHPARCGLASHLGVLTRIPSVGCAKSHYIGAYMEPGDKRGDRSEMVDRGEVVGHVLRTQDGIKPVFESAPVAAFTSLASTATLFG; encoded by the exons ATGCCGCGGAAAGAACCTTACGCAGCagcccgcgcccgcgccgaaGCGACACACGACatccccgccgccgaggccgagcaagcgcagctcgcggcgctcgtcaACATTCCATCAGATGACTCCCCTTACACGCTCCCTGGCACGGTAGCTGGCCTAGACATTAGCTACGAGGTGGGCACGAATCGCGTAGTGGCCGCAGCGGTACTGGTAGACACATCGACGCTAGAGGAACTAGGCAGTGCAACGCTCTTCGGCACCCAGGCATTCCCCTACGTCCCCGGTCTCCTGGCATTTCGGGAAGttcctctccttctctccgcccttgacgagctctACTCTACTACCGGGAGGATGCCCGACATGCTCCTCTGCGACGGGCAGGGCATCGCACACCCTGCCCGCTGTGGCCTCGCCTCCCATCTGGGCGTGCTAACTAGGATCCCGAGTGTCGGCTGTGCCAAGTCCCACTATATTGGCGCATATATGGAGCCAGGAGATAAGAGGGGCGACCGGAGCGAGATGGTCGACCGAGGTGAGGTCGTTGGACACGTCCTCCGGACGCAAGATGGGATCAAGCCCGTTTTC GAATCTGCACCAGTTGCCGCCTTCACGTCCCTCGCTTCAACGGCGACGCTATTTGGCTAG
- a CDS encoding uncharacterized protein (Poly(ADP-ribose) polymerase catalytic domain), which produces MAPTGTSPVHGLATPGSSDGSRDSHRTNRAHMMPTEPEIITIIDSSDDEFEYGVDEDDEDAWASFSNDGGDIILIDEEEELPPLVGLPALEEDMVYAACMLEGTDITLRHNLYELVITLPLVDLLPLQCAAYGLTSLDPIRITLQFINGYRRTSHKPIVSVYHGDPMAGLGIETSSVRAHPGFPLGLTLTQTTLNFLNDRWESNRGESFLSDLALSLNHHMLNAGSTCMMCNRDLVFPGLKLTVCDRELCSYQLDHVGLGADLSLFDTDYKVADLLISVAVAACNDTKRLIVSPIATPVDQASGQPYSPLHLGRLLNQFPSAEVLRDIGWKRTNFLKENSPNAPFIAGWVFATNRAHIVSLEMEKHIKEMQTPHQFQIHTGTRKHAEKFEALRAKHGSIWAFHGSSMSNWHNILRQNLKNASNTPRMSAGAAYGAGIYLSASSKTSAMYSTTSTGWVNSAFGIKPMCLALVEVANSSRVHDHASGDIIVANDENCVMLRRLFVYPCGGMPTVTAKDIAQAAYKNQTTIAYGSTFEEVLASGKLLVTSDDYFWDIDEVVQTIKAKNGLFINPYNNLPFEQRDVKLILTHPSGAGQELYRIEAENTELKRDISLEVMSRLHTVGYICKQDNSADFETAMGAISELNEWLKLRPTRERNALACVPFQAIDTHTRIPFRDTVTHALELVISGGECTHRFGDFLVQIK; this is translated from the coding sequence ATGGCCCCAACTGGCACTTCCCCCGTTCATGGCTTGGCGACACCTGGGTCGAGTGACGGGTCTCGTGATTCTCACCGCACAAATCGTGCTCACATGATGCCAACTGAGCCTGAAATCATTACCATCATTGACTcctccgacgacgagttcgagtACGGTGTGGACGAagatgatgaggacgcCTGGGCCAGTTTCAGTAACGATGGCGGGGACATTATCCTCATcgatgaagaggaagagctACCTCCGCTTGTCGGTCTGCCCGCCCTCGAAGAGGACATGGTGTACGCGGCGTGCATGCTCGAGGGGACAGATATCACTCTCCGCCACAATCTCTACGAACTAGTCATCACTCTCCCACTTGTTGACCTCCTGCCCTTGCAGTGCGCTGCGTACGGCCTCACGAGCTTGGACCCTATTCGCATTACTCTGCAGTTTATCAACGGGTACCGTCGAACCTCGCACAAGCCCATCGTATCTGTATACCACGGCGACCCTATGGCAGGTCTAGGGATCGAGACATCTTCCGTCCGTGCTCATCCTGGGTTCCCGCTCGGGCTCACGTTGACACAGACGACGCTCAACTTCCTCAACGATCGCTGGGAGTCCAACCGCGGCGAGAGCTTCCTCTCCGACCTAGCACTGAGCCTGAATCACCATATGCTTAATGCCGGGAGCACGTGCATGATGTGCAACCGGGACCTTGTCTTCCCTGgcctcaagctcaccgTCTGCGACCGCGAGCTCTGCTCTTATCAGCTCGATcacgtcggccttggtgcCGACTTGTCGCTGTTCGACACGGACTACAaagtcgccgacctcctcatctcaGTCGCTGTTGCTGCATGCAACGACACGAAGCGTCTTATCGTCTCCCCCATCGCCACACCTGTCGACCAGGCGAGCGGACAACCCTACTCTCCGCTTCAccttggccgccttctGAATCAGTTCCCATCGGCCGAGGTCCTCCGTGACATTGGCTGGAAGCGAACAAACTTCCTCAAGGAGAACAGCCCGAACGCGCCCTTCATCGCCGGATGGGTGTTCGCCACGAACCGTGCTCACATTGTCTcgctcgagatggagaagcACATCAAGGAGATGCAAACGCCACACCAGTTTCAAATTCACACCGGCACGCGCAAGCACGCGGAGAAATTTGAAGCGCTGCGAGCCAAGCACGGCAGCATCTGGGCATTCCACGGCTCCTCGATGTCAAACTGGCATAACATTTTGCGCCAGAACCTAAAGAATGCTAGCAATACGCCAAGGATGTCGGCTGGTGCGGCGTACGGCGCGGGCATTTACCTTTCTGCTTCGAGCAAGACGTCCGCCATGTACTCGACAACTTCCACTGGGTGGGTCAATTCGGCTTTCGGGATCAAGCCCATGtgcctcgctctcgtcgaggtggcCAACTCGTCGCGCGTCCATGATCACGCCAGCGGCGATATTATCGTTGCTAATGACGAGAACTGCGTCATGCTGCGCCGGCTGTTCGTATACCCGTGCGGTGGCATGCCCACTGTAACCGCCAAGGACATTGCGCAGGCGGCCTACAAGAACCAGACGACCATCGCATATGGCTCCACTTTCGAGGAGGTGCTAGCGAGCGGCAAGCTTCTCGTCACCTCCGACGACTACTTCTGGGacatcgacgaggttgtTCAAACCATCAAGGCGAAGAACGGCCTGTTCATCAACCCCTATAACAACCTTCCATtcgagcagcgcgacgTCAAACTAATCTTGACACATCCCAGCGGTGCGGGCCAGGAGCTTTACCgcatcgaggccgagaacaCTGAGCTGAAGAGGGATATCTCTTTGGAAGTTATGTCACGCCTCCACACGGTCGGTTACATTTGCAAGCAGGACAACTCGGCCGATTTTGAGACTGCCATGGGAGCGATCTCAGAGCTCAATGAGTGGCTCAAGCTTCGACCGACTCGTGAACGTAATGCCCTCGCCTGCGTCCCCTTCCAGGCGATTGATACCCACACGCGGATTCCGTTTCGCGACACGGTAACGCAcgctctcgagctcgtcatcTCGGGCGGCGAATGTACCCATCGTTTCGGCGACTTCCTGGTCCAAATCAAGTAA
- the rihB gene encoding uncharacterized protein (Inosine-uridine preferring nucleoside hydrolase), which produces MTDTRIPIILDCDPGHDDAVAMFLAWGSPAIDLLAVTTVGGNQTLGKVTRNAQSVATVGGITAPVAAGSVRPLVRPVVVADSVHGVTGLDGPALPPPSQPLDKRHAVDLIIETVNSRPGQVTLVATGPLTNLALAVRTAPEIVKNVKEVVVMGGAIGVGNWSAAAEFNIVVDPEAAAIVFGAGWKVTMVGLDVTHSALATPEIVERIGALGTGPAKFLCEVLAFFADTYKRTQGFDAPPVHDPVAVAYVIDRAVLEVLQAPIDVETQGRLTTGMTVVDRRMPAPADCKTFAATGIDVTRFWDLVVDALQRIGEPS; this is translated from the coding sequence ATGACAGACACACGCATTCCAATCATCCTCGACTGTGATCCGGGGCACGACGATGCGGTGGCGATGTTTCTTGCGTGGGGCTCGCCGGCTATCGACCTACTTGCAGTCACGACGGTTGGGGGAAACCAGACGCTGGGCAAGGTGACGCGGAACGCACAGTCCGTGGCGACCGTGGGGGGTATTACGGCGCCTGTGGCGGCGGGTTCAGTGCGCCCTCTCGTCCGCCCCGTCGTCGTGGCGGACAGCGTGCACGGCGTGACGGGTCTCGATGGGCCAGCGCTCCCTCCACCGTCTCAACCTCTCGATAAACGGCACGCAGTCGACCTGATTATCGAGACGGTCAATTCGCGTCCTGGACAAGTGACGCTCGTCGCTACGGGACCACTCACAAACCTCGCCCTGGCGGTGCGGACAGCGCCCGAGATTGTCAAGAATGTGAaagaggtggtggtgatgggCGGGGCGATTGGGGTCGGTAActggtcggcggcggctgagTTCAACATTGTCGTCGATCCCGAGGCAGCCGCGATCGTCTTCGGCGCCGGATGGAAGGTCACGATGGTCGGGCTGGACGTCACTCACAGCGCGCTCGCTACGCCCGAGATCGTCGAGCGTATCGGTGCGCTCGGGACTGGCCCGGCAAAGTTCCTCTGCGAGGTGCTCGCGTTCTTTGCCGACACGTACAAGCGCACGCAGGGGTTCGATGCGCCACCAGTCCACGATCCCGTTGCTGTCGCGTACGTCATTGACCGCGCGGTGCTCGAGGTGTTACAGGCGCCGATCGATGTTGAGACCCAGGGCCGCCTCACGACCGGCATGACGGTCGTTGACCGGCGCATGCCGGCACCAGCCGACTGCAAGACGTTTGCGGCGACGGGGATCGATGTGACTCGCTTCTGGGATCTGGTGGTGGACGCTCTGCAGCGCATCGGGGAGCCGAGTTAG